The region CTCTCATATATTTATGTGACTCTTTTCGTTCTATTGTATGtctcataaatatttttatgtcTGAagggaataataataaatattctgtattTGTTAAAGTATGTCAATGGGATTACTCATTGAACCTGGTGCTGCAATCATATGGAGAGGTTTAATGGTAATGCAAGCCCTACAAAAATTAATGAGGGGAGTAAACTGGAAGGGAATCGACTATCTTATAATTGATACACCACCAGGAACAGGGGATACACACCTTTCTTTGATACAAAACCTCCCAATATCAGGTGAGAATATCTACCATCTACTTCATAAGCATatacattttttaattttaggtGTAGTTCTTGTTACAACTCCCCAAGTTGCCGCCTTAGAAGTAACAAAGAGGGGAGCAACAATGCTTCACAAATTGTCGGTTCCAATTATtggaataatagaaaatatgaGTTCTGCCATTTGTCCCAAATGTAACACAGAAATATCTATTTTTGGTAACAAAACTAAGGATTTAGCTTCTGAAATAAATTGTTCAATATTAGAAAGAATACCTTTAGAACACAATATTTCAGAGAGCAATGACAGGGGAACACCTATTGTTGTAGAAAATCCTGATCATGCTACTTCCAAGTCTTTTAATAGATTAGCCAAGAATGTA is a window of Harmonia axyridis chromosome 2, icHarAxyr1.1, whole genome shotgun sequence DNA encoding:
- the LOC123672254 gene encoding iron-sulfur protein NUBPL isoform X1, with product MTILPKTLFQRNRLCALFTSKQYLSSSKRNQSKSDHQAKMMARGLPEKKPIEGVKHIILVSSGKGGVGKSTVSVNLALALKRVNPSGNIGLLDSDVFGPSIPLMMNLSEVPLVNQDKMIEPLQNYGIKCMSMGLLIEPGAAIIWRGLMVMQALQKLMRGVNWKGIDYLIIDTPPGTGDTHLSLIQNLPISGVVLVTTPQVAALEVTKRGATMLHKLSVPIIGIIENMSSAICPKCNTEISIFGNKTKDLASEINCSILERIPLEHNISESNDRGTPIVVENPDHATSKSFNRLAKNVIKFIENK
- the LOC123672254 gene encoding iron-sulfur protein NUBPL isoform X2, with the protein product MTILPKTLFQRNRLCALFTSKQYLSSSKRNQSKSDHQAKMMARGLPEKKPIEGVKHIILVSSGKGGVGKSTVSVNLALALKRVNPSGNIGLLDSDVFGPSIPLMMNLSEVPLVNQDKMIEPLQNYGIKCMSMGLLIEPGAAIIWRGLMVMQALQKLMRGVNWKGIDYLIIDTPPGTGDTHLSLIQNLPISVLVTTPQVAALEVTKRGATMLHKLSVPIIGIIENMSSAICPKCNTEISIFGNKTKDLASEINCSILERIPLEHNISESNDRGTPIVVENPDHATSKSFNRLAKNVIKFIENK